In Burkholderia gladioli, a genomic segment contains:
- the iolB gene encoding 5-deoxy-glucuronate isomerase, whose translation MNTAKPGHSQDLLVKAAASGRSIATVTPESARWNHVGFAAYRLKAGESMALHEAARETCIVVMAGRVDIVDADGTRWDALGSRDSVFEDSAPAALYLPPDRRVTVTATRDTELGVASAPGTGRFPPRRIEPGEMKRSVRGIGANTRYVCDILPQTEPAESLLVVEVRTPSGHASSYPPHKHDTDNVPVESFLEETYYHRVNPPQGFVFQRVYTDERDIDQSMAVSNHDVVMVPRGYHPVVVPYGYDSYYLNVMAGPTRVWHFKNDPEHDWIAKRDAAAAAAKAG comes from the coding sequence ATGAATACCGCCAAGCCCGGACATTCGCAGGACCTGCTGGTCAAGGCCGCCGCCAGCGGCCGCTCGATCGCCACCGTCACGCCGGAATCGGCGCGCTGGAACCACGTGGGCTTCGCCGCCTATCGGCTGAAGGCCGGCGAATCGATGGCGCTGCACGAGGCCGCGCGCGAGACCTGCATCGTGGTGATGGCGGGCCGCGTCGACATCGTCGATGCCGACGGCACGCGCTGGGACGCGCTGGGCTCGCGCGACAGCGTGTTCGAGGACAGCGCGCCCGCCGCGCTCTACCTGCCGCCCGACCGGCGCGTGACGGTCACCGCCACGCGCGATACCGAGCTGGGCGTGGCCAGCGCGCCGGGCACCGGCCGCTTCCCGCCGCGCCGCATCGAGCCGGGCGAGATGAAGCGCTCGGTGCGCGGCATCGGCGCGAACACGCGCTACGTCTGCGACATCCTCCCCCAGACCGAGCCGGCCGAATCGCTGCTGGTGGTCGAGGTGCGCACGCCCTCGGGACACGCCTCGAGCTACCCGCCGCACAAGCACGATACCGACAACGTGCCGGTCGAGAGCTTCCTGGAGGAGACCTACTACCATCGCGTGAACCCGCCGCAGGGTTTCGTGTTCCAGCGCGTCTATACCGACGAGCGCGACATCGACCAGTCGATGGCCGTGTCGAACCACGACGTGGTGATGGTGCCGCGTGGATATCACCCGGTGGTGGTGCCTTATGGCTACGATTCCTACTACCTGAACGTGATGGCCGGGCCGACCCGCGTCTGGCACTTCAAGAACGATCCCGAACACGACTGGATCGCCAAGCGCGACGCGGCGGCAGCGGCGGCCAAGGCGGGCTGA
- the iolE gene encoding myo-inosose-2 dehydratase, protein MSDYQIRIGINPLSWMNDDLPSLGGETPLSVALTEGRQIGYEGFELGNKFPREPQALKALLAEYQLALVSGWYSGRLAERGAQEEIDAVGPHLELLAKNGATVMVYGEVAASIQGSAEVPLYQRPRFVSEAQWEQYARRLDEFARFTLSHGVRTAYHHHMGAYVEAPADIDRLMAATSEAVGLLFDTGHVTFGGGDPLAVLDKHIGRVCHVHCKDVRPEVIRLARNRNWSFLQSVINGAFTVPGDGAVDFPSVIERLKRHGYRGWFVVEAEQDPVIAPSYAYAEKGYRTLRALVDAPLEPARKEAA, encoded by the coding sequence ATGAGCGACTACCAGATCCGCATCGGCATCAACCCGCTGTCCTGGATGAACGACGACCTGCCCTCGCTGGGCGGCGAAACCCCGCTGTCGGTCGCGCTGACCGAAGGCCGGCAGATCGGCTACGAGGGCTTCGAGCTCGGCAACAAGTTCCCGCGCGAGCCGCAGGCGCTCAAGGCGCTGCTGGCCGAGTACCAGCTGGCGCTGGTCTCGGGCTGGTACTCGGGACGGCTGGCCGAGCGCGGCGCGCAGGAGGAGATCGACGCCGTCGGCCCGCATCTCGAACTGCTGGCGAAGAACGGCGCGACGGTGATGGTCTACGGCGAGGTGGCCGCCTCGATCCAGGGCTCGGCCGAGGTGCCGCTCTACCAGCGCCCGCGCTTCGTCAGCGAGGCGCAATGGGAGCAGTACGCGCGGCGGCTCGACGAGTTCGCGCGCTTCACGCTCAGCCACGGCGTGCGCACCGCCTATCATCACCACATGGGCGCCTATGTCGAGGCGCCGGCCGACATCGACCGGCTGATGGCCGCCACCAGCGAGGCCGTCGGCCTGCTGTTCGACACCGGCCACGTCACCTTCGGCGGCGGCGATCCGCTCGCCGTGCTCGACAAGCACATCGGCCGCGTCTGCCACGTCCACTGCAAGGACGTGCGCCCCGAGGTGATCCGGCTCGCGCGCAACCGCAACTGGAGCTTCCTGCAATCGGTGATCAACGGCGCCTTCACGGTGCCCGGCGACGGCGCGGTGGATTTCCCGTCCGTCATCGAGCGGCTCAAGCGTCATGGTTATCGCGGCTGGTTCGTGGTCGAGGCCGAGCAGGACCCGGTGATCGCGCCGAGCTACGCCTATGCCGAGAAGGGCTACCGCACGCTGCGCGCGCTGGTGGACGCCCCGCTCGAACCCGCTCGCAAGGAGGCCGCGTGA
- a CDS encoding ABC transporter permease produces the protein MGVAGKHLTAQSQQTPPPGTRADERLRGEAWFSRFLNRPEFAAISGTVLVFAIFAIGAGGSGMFNLDGIMNWSQVAAYLGILAVGACLLMVAGEFDLSIGSMIGFAGMMVAIPTAYFHWPIWAAVIFAFAGSMALGALNGYLVMRTRLPSFIVTLAFMFILRGLTLALSVMFADRTIISGLGDYAHADPVTHLLFQGVAFHGLFRWLAHAGIGGVLDNGDPLVPGIPKVILWWLAVTVIGAFVLAKTRWGNWILAVGGDANAAKNVGVPVRRVKILLFVLTAFCACLFAVLQVADIGSAAADRGLQKEFEAIIAAVIGGTLLTGGYGSVVGAAFGALIFGVVQIGITYTNISSDWFRVFLGVMLLIAVLFNHYVRRRVAQS, from the coding sequence ATGGGTGTAGCCGGCAAGCATCTGACAGCGCAGTCCCAGCAAACCCCGCCGCCCGGCACGCGCGCCGACGAACGGCTGCGCGGCGAGGCCTGGTTCTCGCGCTTTCTCAACCGCCCCGAATTCGCCGCGATTTCCGGCACCGTGCTGGTGTTCGCGATCTTCGCGATCGGCGCGGGCGGCTCGGGCATGTTCAATCTCGACGGGATCATGAACTGGTCGCAGGTGGCGGCCTATCTCGGCATCCTCGCGGTGGGCGCCTGCCTGCTGATGGTGGCCGGCGAGTTCGATCTCTCGATCGGTTCGATGATCGGCTTCGCCGGCATGATGGTGGCGATCCCGACCGCGTATTTCCACTGGCCGATCTGGGCCGCGGTGATCTTCGCCTTCGCCGGCTCGATGGCGCTCGGCGCGCTCAACGGCTACCTGGTGATGCGCACCAGGCTGCCCTCCTTCATCGTCACGCTGGCCTTCATGTTCATCCTGCGCGGCCTCACGCTCGCGCTCTCGGTGATGTTCGCCGACCGCACCATCATCTCGGGCCTGGGCGACTACGCCCATGCCGACCCGGTCACCCACCTGCTGTTCCAGGGCGTGGCCTTCCACGGCCTGTTCCGCTGGCTGGCCCATGCCGGCATCGGTGGTGTGCTCGACAACGGCGACCCGCTGGTGCCCGGCATCCCCAAGGTGATCCTCTGGTGGCTGGCGGTCACCGTGATCGGCGCCTTCGTGCTGGCCAAGACGCGCTGGGGCAACTGGATCCTGGCGGTGGGCGGTGACGCCAACGCGGCCAAGAACGTCGGCGTGCCGGTGCGCCGCGTGAAGATCCTGCTGTTCGTGCTGACCGCCTTCTGCGCCTGCCTGTTCGCCGTGCTGCAGGTGGCCGACATCGGCTCGGCCGCGGCCGACCGCGGGCTGCAGAAGGAATTCGAGGCGATCATCGCCGCGGTGATCGGCGGCACCCTGCTCACGGGCGGCTACGGCTCGGTGGTGGGCGCCGCGTTCGGCGCGCTGATCTTCGGCGTGGTGCAGATCGGCATCACCTACACCAACATCAGCTCCGACTGGTTCCGCGTGTTCCTCGGCGTGATGCTGCTGATCGCCGTGCTGTTCAACCACTACGTGCGCCGTCGCGTGGCGCAATCCTGA
- a CDS encoding MurR/RpiR family transcriptional regulator has product MDETSQPDMPVEALLQRITEAFDTLPRQLKSIASYIDENRSSVMMDRTSDIAERCGVHPSAVVRFAQRFGFSGFSDLQAVFRDAYTGQNPSVQSYQQRIRSLIDDKGAAGALSVPAMAHQFIDASRAGLDELAAGLDDAQFDTAVSMLERADNIYVIGVRRSFPVASYIVYALQHTAKRVHLVSGLGGMYREQIRSVRKGDVVVAISFAPYGKETQYCLRAARHNHASTLVITDSRLSPLVREASAHLLVKEGSAFAFRSLTSTICLCQALFIALAYRLELNVEEVKDTGGYDD; this is encoded by the coding sequence ATGGACGAGACATCGCAACCCGACATGCCGGTCGAGGCGCTGCTGCAGCGCATCACCGAGGCTTTCGACACGCTGCCGCGGCAGCTCAAGAGCATTGCCTCGTACATCGACGAGAACCGCTCGAGCGTGATGATGGATCGCACCAGCGACATCGCCGAGCGTTGCGGCGTGCATCCCTCGGCGGTGGTGCGCTTCGCGCAGCGTTTCGGCTTCTCGGGCTTCTCCGATTTGCAGGCGGTGTTCCGCGACGCCTACACGGGCCAGAACCCGAGCGTGCAGAGCTACCAGCAGCGCATCCGCAGCCTGATCGACGACAAGGGCGCCGCCGGTGCGCTGTCGGTGCCGGCCATGGCGCACCAGTTCATCGACGCCTCGCGCGCCGGGCTCGACGAGCTGGCGGCGGGGCTCGACGACGCACAGTTCGACACGGCGGTCTCGATGCTGGAGCGCGCCGACAACATCTACGTGATCGGCGTGCGCCGCTCGTTCCCGGTGGCCAGCTACATCGTCTATGCGCTGCAGCACACGGCCAAGCGCGTGCACCTGGTGTCGGGGCTGGGCGGCATGTACCGCGAGCAGATCCGCAGCGTGAGGAAGGGGGACGTGGTGGTCGCGATCAGCTTCGCGCCCTACGGCAAGGAAACCCAGTACTGCCTGCGCGCGGCGCGTCACAACCATGCGAGCACGCTCGTGATCACGGACAGCCGGCTCTCGCCGCTGGTCCGCGAGGCGAGCGCGCATCTGCTGGTCAAGGAGGGGAGCGCGTTCGCGTTCCGCTCGCTGACCAGCACCATCTGCCTGTGCCAGGCGCTGTTCATCGCGCTCGCGTACCGGCTCGAATTGAACGTGGAAGAAGTGAAGGACACTGGAGGATACGATGACTGA
- a CDS encoding sugar ABC transporter substrate-binding protein, translating to MRLCNGKAGFRTHGIKAGLRGVVATLAVAAGLGAAALPAQAADARFVLISHAPDSDSWWNTIKNAIKQADEDFNVTTDYRNPPNGDIADMSRLIEQAAARDYDGVITTIADFDVLKNSIGKVTAKKIPLITINSGTEEQSAQLGAIMHVGQPEYVAGQAAGEKAKAAGVKSFLCVNHLATNPVSFERCRGFADAIGADMKSSTIDAGTDPTEIQSKVSAYLRNHPKTQAVLTLGPVPAAATLKALQQMGLSGKVYFATFDFSDDIAKAIRAGTIQFAIDQQPYLQGYIPVAVLAIVKKDKTTDPVKIRQILEANPKFQARLAAYGLQPSYGPKNIRSGPGFITKDNLDKVVKYAGQYR from the coding sequence ATGAGACTTTGCAATGGCAAGGCCGGCTTTCGCACGCACGGAATCAAGGCGGGTCTTCGGGGCGTGGTCGCGACGCTGGCCGTCGCGGCCGGGCTGGGCGCCGCCGCGCTGCCCGCGCAGGCGGCCGATGCCCGATTCGTGCTGATCAGCCACGCACCCGATTCCGATTCCTGGTGGAACACCATCAAGAACGCGATCAAGCAGGCGGACGAGGATTTCAACGTCACGACCGACTACCGCAATCCCCCCAACGGCGACATCGCCGACATGTCGCGCCTGATCGAACAGGCCGCGGCCCGCGACTACGACGGCGTGATCACCACCATCGCCGACTTCGACGTGCTGAAGAACTCGATCGGCAAGGTCACCGCCAAGAAGATCCCGCTGATCACCATCAATTCCGGCACCGAGGAACAGAGCGCCCAGCTCGGCGCGATCATGCACGTCGGCCAGCCCGAGTACGTGGCGGGCCAGGCGGCCGGCGAGAAGGCCAAGGCCGCCGGCGTGAAGTCCTTCCTGTGCGTGAACCACCTGGCCACCAACCCGGTGTCCTTCGAGCGCTGCCGCGGCTTCGCCGACGCGATCGGCGCCGACATGAAGTCCTCCACCATCGATGCCGGCACCGACCCGACCGAGATCCAGTCGAAGGTCAGCGCCTACCTGCGCAACCATCCCAAGACCCAGGCCGTGCTGACGCTCGGCCCGGTGCCGGCCGCCGCCACGCTCAAGGCGCTGCAGCAGATGGGCCTGTCGGGCAAGGTCTACTTCGCGACCTTCGATTTCTCAGACGATATCGCCAAGGCGATCCGCGCCGGCACGATCCAGTTCGCGATCGACCAGCAGCCCTACCTGCAGGGCTACATCCCGGTGGCCGTGCTGGCGATCGTGAAGAAGGACAAGACCACCGACCCGGTGAAGATCCGCCAGATCCTCGAGGCCAACCCGAAATTCCAGGCGCGCCTGGCCGCCTACGGGCTGCAGCCCTCCTACGGCCCGAAGAACATCCGCTCGGGCCCGGGTTTCATCACCAAGGACAACCTCGACAAGGTCGTGAAGTACGCAGGCCAGTACCGCTAA
- the iolD gene encoding 3D-(3,5/4)-trihydroxycyclohexane-1,2-dione acylhydrolase (decyclizing) produces MNHRAIESAAPWPGEATAEATGTVRLTAAQALVRYLAAQQVAAEDGSGRTEPLFGGVFAIFGHGNVAGLGEALYQAREVLPTYRAHNEQAMAHSAIAYAKAHFRRRMMAVTSSIGPGATNLVTAAALAHVNRLPVLLLPGDIFVSRAPDPVLQQVEDFHDGGISANDALKPVSRYFDRIVHPAQLLNALPRALRVLTDAALCGPVTLALPQDVQAMAHDYPLSFFAPRVVSFHAPAPVETELAAALAALREARRPLLVAGGGALYSAGGSAALRAFADRHGIPVAETQAGKSSLPWNHPLNAGALGVTGSPAANALAADADCVIAVGTRLQDFTTGSNTLFANTAVIGINANAFDALKHRALAVEADARLALDALDARLAGWRAEDGWTTRAQSLAAAWRDTVQTLTNAPAQPGTLPYDADVIGAVQRKLDASAAGDIAVCAAGTLPAELHKLWRAAVPGGYHVEYGYSCMGYEIAGGLGAKLARPEREVIVFVGDGSYLMMNSELATSVMLGAKLIVVVLDNRGYGCINRLQQACGGAPFNNMIEDCVQGPLGAPEIDFAAHARALGALAEHVDDVAALDAALERARAADRSYLICIDTDATRTTAEGGWWWEVAVPEVSSRPAVREARASYERQLAERAGKPEPHTPEAST; encoded by the coding sequence ATGAACCATAGAGCGATCGAATCCGCCGCGCCCTGGCCGGGCGAGGCCACCGCCGAGGCGACCGGCACCGTGCGCCTGACCGCGGCCCAGGCCCTGGTGCGCTACCTGGCCGCCCAGCAGGTGGCCGCCGAGGACGGCAGCGGCCGCACCGAGCCGCTGTTCGGCGGGGTGTTCGCGATCTTCGGCCACGGCAACGTGGCCGGGCTCGGCGAGGCCCTGTACCAGGCGCGCGAGGTGCTGCCCACCTACCGCGCCCACAACGAGCAGGCGATGGCGCACAGCGCGATCGCCTATGCGAAGGCGCATTTTCGCCGTCGCATGATGGCCGTCACCAGCTCGATCGGCCCGGGCGCCACCAACCTGGTGACCGCCGCCGCGCTGGCCCATGTGAACCGCCTGCCGGTGCTGCTGCTGCCCGGCGACATCTTCGTCTCGCGCGCGCCCGATCCGGTGCTGCAGCAGGTCGAAGATTTCCACGACGGCGGGATCTCCGCCAACGACGCGCTCAAGCCCGTGTCGCGCTATTTCGACCGGATCGTGCACCCGGCGCAACTGCTCAACGCCCTGCCGCGCGCGCTGCGCGTGCTGACCGACGCGGCGCTGTGCGGCCCCGTCACGCTGGCGCTGCCGCAGGACGTGCAGGCCATGGCCCATGACTACCCGCTGTCGTTCTTCGCGCCGCGCGTGGTGTCCTTCCATGCCCCGGCGCCTGTCGAGACCGAGCTGGCCGCCGCGCTCGCGGCGCTGCGCGAGGCACGCCGGCCGCTGCTGGTGGCCGGCGGCGGCGCGCTCTACAGCGCGGGCGGCAGCGCCGCGCTGCGCGCCTTCGCGGACCGTCACGGCATCCCCGTGGCCGAGACGCAGGCCGGCAAGAGCAGCCTGCCCTGGAACCACCCGCTCAACGCCGGCGCGCTCGGCGTGACCGGCTCGCCCGCCGCCAACGCGCTGGCCGCCGACGCCGATTGCGTGATCGCCGTCGGCACGCGCCTGCAGGATTTCACCACCGGCTCGAACACGCTGTTCGCGAATACCGCCGTGATCGGCATCAACGCCAATGCCTTCGACGCGCTCAAGCATCGCGCGCTGGCCGTGGAGGCCGATGCGCGGCTCGCCCTCGATGCGCTCGACGCGCGCCTGGCCGGCTGGCGGGCCGAGGACGGCTGGACCACGCGCGCGCAGTCGCTGGCCGCGGCCTGGCGCGACACGGTGCAGACGCTGACCAACGCGCCCGCCCAGCCGGGCACCCTGCCCTACGACGCCGACGTGATCGGCGCCGTGCAGCGCAAGCTGGATGCCTCGGCCGCCGGCGACATCGCGGTGTGCGCGGCCGGCACGCTGCCCGCCGAGCTGCACAAGCTGTGGCGCGCGGCGGTGCCGGGCGGCTACCACGTCGAATACGGCTATTCGTGCATGGGCTACGAGATCGCCGGCGGCCTGGGCGCCAAGCTGGCGCGGCCCGAGCGCGAGGTGATCGTGTTCGTCGGCGACGGCAGCTACCTGATGATGAACAGCGAGCTGGCCACCTCGGTGATGCTGGGCGCCAAGCTGATCGTGGTGGTGCTCGACAACCGCGGCTACGGCTGCATCAACCGCCTGCAGCAGGCCTGCGGCGGCGCGCCCTTCAACAACATGATCGAGGACTGCGTGCAGGGCCCGCTCGGCGCGCCCGAGATCGACTTCGCCGCGCATGCGCGCGCGCTGGGCGCGCTGGCCGAGCACGTCGACGACGTCGCCGCGCTGGACGCCGCGCTCGAACGCGCACGCGCCGCCGATCGCAGCTACCTGATCTGCATCGACACCGATGCCACCCGCACCACCGCCGAGGGCGGCTGGTGGTGGGAGGTGGCGGTGCCCGAGGTGTCCTCGCGCCCGGCCGTGCGCGAGGCGCGCGCGAGCTACGAACGGCAACTGGCCGAGCGCGCCGGCAAGCCCGAACCCCATACTCCGGAAGCATCGACATGA
- the iolG gene encoding inositol 2-dehydrogenase yields MTEAVPTIDVAVFGAGRIGRIHAANLARQPGVRLKYVIDVDAGAAAALAAEHGARVADVEGALGDAAIGASVICSSTDTHADLIERSAAAGKHVFCEKPVDLALARARACEQAVAKAGVVCMIGFQRRFDPTFEAVKARIEAGEVGTPEMLVVTSRDPGAPPVSYIQRSGGIFKDMLIHDFDIFRWILDDEADTLHATGSCLTDPAIAEAGDVDATAVTIRTKAGRLCQINTSRRAAYGYDQRFELLGSAGMLQAGNVRPTEVTAYSARAVSSDLPEAFFLERYRIAYAREIAHFFAAVTRGEPVRTTIADGVKALELAEAATRSWREGRAVRLGEAVA; encoded by the coding sequence ATGACTGAAGCAGTTCCGACGATCGACGTCGCGGTGTTCGGCGCCGGGCGCATCGGCCGCATTCATGCGGCGAATCTCGCGCGCCAGCCGGGCGTGCGCCTGAAGTACGTGATCGACGTCGACGCGGGCGCCGCCGCGGCGCTGGCCGCCGAGCACGGCGCGCGGGTCGCCGACGTGGAAGGAGCCCTGGGCGATGCGGCGATCGGCGCGAGCGTGATCTGCTCGAGCACCGACACGCATGCCGACCTGATCGAGCGCTCGGCCGCGGCGGGCAAGCACGTGTTCTGCGAGAAGCCGGTCGATCTCGCGCTGGCGCGCGCGCGAGCCTGCGAGCAGGCGGTGGCGAAGGCCGGCGTGGTCTGCATGATCGGTTTCCAGCGCCGCTTCGATCCCACCTTCGAGGCCGTCAAGGCGCGCATCGAGGCGGGCGAGGTGGGCACCCCCGAGATGCTGGTGGTGACCAGCCGCGATCCGGGCGCGCCGCCGGTCAGCTATATCCAGCGTTCGGGCGGCATCTTCAAGGACATGCTGATCCACGATTTCGACATCTTCCGCTGGATCCTCGACGACGAGGCCGACACCCTGCATGCCACCGGCAGTTGCCTGACCGACCCGGCCATCGCCGAGGCCGGCGACGTCGATGCGACCGCCGTGACGATCCGCACCAAGGCGGGCCGGCTCTGCCAGATCAACACCTCGCGGCGCGCCGCCTACGGCTACGACCAGCGCTTCGAGCTGCTCGGCAGCGCCGGCATGCTGCAGGCCGGCAACGTGCGGCCCACCGAGGTGACCGCCTACAGTGCCAGGGCCGTGTCGAGCGACCTGCCGGAAGCCTTTTTCCTGGAGCGCTACCGCATCGCCTATGCACGCGAGATCGCGCATTTCTTCGCGGCCGTGACGCGCGGCGAGCCGGTGCGCACCACCATCGCCGACGGCGTGAAGGCGCTGGAGCTGGCCGAGGCCGCCACGCGCTCCTGGCGCGAGGGCCGCGCGGTGCGGCTCGGCGAAGCGGTGGCCTGA
- a CDS encoding bifunctional 5-dehydro-2-deoxygluconokinase/5-dehydro-2-deoxyphosphogluconate aldolase: protein MAHSPFPFAPNRPLDVICIGRVAVDLYAEQIGARLEDATSFAKYLGGSSGNIAFGAARLGLKSAMLARVGNDHMGRFVRDTLEREGCDTRQLLTDPERLTALVLLGLKDRDTFPLVFHRENCADMAIDEGDIDEDFIASSKALLITGTHFSTDKVNRASRRALDYARRHQVRTVLDIDYRPVLWGLTGKADGETRFIANEGVTAHLQRILPLFDLVIGTEEEFRIAGGKDNLLDALEMVRRVSSATLVVKRGPLGCSIVESAVPKSLDALKLVGGVEVEVLNVLGAGDAFASGFLSQWLRGGTLEAAARAANACGALVVSRHGCSPAMPTPAELSYFLQEAARDPQRMRRPDLDATLARLHRVTPPRKQWEQVLGFAFDHRNQFFELAQQAGAPLERIPRLKRLFVEAVAQTESQLGLQGQIGVLIDDRYGQDALNDATGRGWWVGRPTELPGSLPLEFDHGRSIGTTLETWPAEHVAKCLVRYHPDEALETRLEQETQLRTLYDAVQASGHELLLEVIPPHRADLPAGPDVVYRALKRLYNLDIYPEWWKLEPLDAEQWRAVDQLIAERDPHCRGVVLLGLSAPVEQLIGGFAAAAASNSCRGFTVGRTIFWEPSRAWLAGELDDAGVIARVREIFETLIGAWRSARAGEVAARRVA from the coding sequence ATGGCTCACTCCCCCTTTCCCTTCGCGCCGAACCGCCCGCTCGACGTGATCTGCATCGGCCGCGTCGCGGTCGACCTGTACGCGGAGCAGATCGGCGCCCGTCTCGAGGACGCGACCAGCTTCGCCAAATACCTGGGCGGCTCGTCCGGCAACATCGCCTTCGGCGCCGCGCGCCTGGGCCTGAAATCCGCCATGCTGGCGCGCGTCGGCAACGACCACATGGGCCGTTTCGTGCGCGACACGCTGGAGCGCGAGGGCTGCGACACCCGCCAGTTGCTGACCGACCCGGAGCGGCTCACCGCCCTGGTGCTGCTCGGCCTGAAGGACCGCGATACCTTCCCGCTGGTGTTCCATCGCGAGAACTGCGCCGACATGGCGATCGACGAGGGCGACATCGACGAGGACTTCATCGCCTCCTCGAAGGCGCTGCTGATCACCGGCACGCACTTCTCGACCGACAAGGTCAACCGCGCCAGCCGCCGCGCGCTCGACTACGCGCGCCGCCACCAGGTGCGCACCGTGCTCGACATCGACTATCGCCCGGTGCTGTGGGGGCTGACCGGCAAGGCCGACGGCGAGACCCGCTTCATCGCCAACGAGGGCGTGACCGCGCATCTGCAACGGATCCTGCCGCTGTTCGACCTGGTGATCGGCACCGAGGAGGAATTCCGCATCGCCGGCGGCAAGGACAACCTGCTCGACGCGCTGGAGATGGTGCGTCGCGTGAGCAGCGCGACCCTGGTGGTCAAGCGCGGCCCGCTCGGCTGCTCGATCGTCGAGTCCGCCGTGCCGAAATCGCTCGATGCGCTCAAGCTGGTGGGCGGCGTCGAGGTCGAGGTGCTCAACGTGCTGGGCGCGGGCGATGCCTTCGCCTCCGGCTTCCTCTCGCAATGGCTGCGCGGCGGCACGCTGGAGGCGGCCGCGCGCGCGGCCAACGCCTGCGGCGCGCTGGTGGTGTCGCGCCACGGCTGCTCGCCTGCCATGCCGACGCCGGCCGAGCTGAGCTACTTCCTGCAGGAAGCCGCGCGCGACCCGCAGCGCATGCGCCGCCCCGATCTCGATGCGACGCTGGCGCGCCTGCATCGCGTCACGCCGCCGCGCAAACAGTGGGAGCAGGTGCTCGGCTTCGCCTTCGATCACCGCAACCAGTTCTTCGAGCTGGCGCAGCAGGCCGGCGCGCCGCTGGAGCGGATTCCGCGATTGAAGCGCCTGTTCGTCGAGGCGGTCGCGCAGACCGAGTCGCAACTGGGCCTGCAAGGCCAGATCGGCGTGCTGATCGACGACCGCTACGGCCAGGACGCGCTCAACGACGCCACCGGCCGCGGCTGGTGGGTGGGCCGCCCGACCGAGCTGCCCGGCTCGCTGCCGCTCGAATTCGACCATGGCCGCTCGATCGGCACCACGCTCGAGACCTGGCCGGCCGAGCACGTCGCCAAGTGCCTGGTGCGCTATCACCCCGACGAGGCACTGGAAACGCGGCTCGAGCAGGAAACCCAGCTGCGCACGCTCTACGACGCGGTGCAGGCCAGCGGCCACGAACTGCTGCTGGAGGTGATCCCGCCGCATCGCGCCGACCTGCCCGCGGGCCCCGACGTGGTCTATCGCGCGCTCAAGCGCCTCTACAACCTCGACATCTACCCGGAATGGTGGAAGCTCGAACCGCTGGACGCCGAGCAGTGGCGCGCGGTCGACCAGCTGATCGCCGAGCGCGACCCGCATTGCCGCGGCGTGGTGCTGCTGGGCCTGTCCGCGCCGGTCGAGCAGTTGATCGGCGGGTTCGCCGCCGCAGCCGCCTCGAACAGCTGCCGCGGCTTCACGGTCGGGCGCACCATCTTCTGGGAGCCGAGCCGCGCCTGGCTGGCCGGCGAGCTCGACGATGCCGGCGTGATCGCCCGCGTGCGCGAGATCTTCGAGACCCTGATCGGCGCCTGGCGCAGCGCGCGCGCCGGCGAGGTCGCGGCCCGCCGCGTCGCCTAG
- a CDS encoding ATP-binding cassette domain-containing protein translates to MSTPSTHDTILELDNVSKFFGKVIALSGINLKLRRGEVHCLLGDNGAGKSTLIKTLAGVHSPSEGRYLVDGQPVSFESPKDALDLGIATVYQDLALVPLLSVARNFFMGREPKKRLFGFINVMDLDTSAEIARAKLAEMGINVRDAHQPIGTMSGGERQCLAIARAIHFGARVLILDEPTAALGVKQSFNVLKLIHTARAKGISVIFITHNVHHAYPIGDSFTLLNRGRSLGTFTKDTISKDEVLDMMAGGAEMQKMVAELDGAVI, encoded by the coding sequence ATGTCCACGCCCTCCACGCACGACACGATTCTCGAACTCGACAACGTCAGCAAGTTCTTCGGCAAGGTGATCGCGCTGTCCGGCATCAACCTGAAGCTGCGGCGCGGCGAGGTGCATTGCCTGCTCGGCGACAACGGCGCCGGCAAGTCCACCCTGATCAAGACCCTGGCCGGCGTGCACTCGCCCTCCGAGGGCCGCTACCTGGTCGACGGCCAGCCGGTCAGCTTCGAGTCGCCCAAGGACGCGCTCGACCTGGGCATCGCCACCGTCTACCAGGATCTCGCCCTGGTGCCGCTGCTCTCGGTGGCGCGCAATTTCTTCATGGGCCGCGAGCCGAAGAAGAGGCTGTTCGGCTTCATCAACGTGATGGACCTCGACACCAGCGCCGAGATCGCCCGCGCCAAGCTCGCCGAGATGGGCATCAACGTGCGCGACGCGCACCAGCCGATCGGCACCATGTCGGGCGGCGAGCGCCAGTGCCTGGCGATCGCCCGCGCGATCCACTTCGGCGCGCGCGTGCTGATCCTCGACGAGCCCACCGCCGCGCTCGGCGTCAAGCAGAGCTTCAACGTGCTCAAGCTGATCCACACCGCGCGCGCCAAGGGCATCTCGGTGATCTTCATCACCCACAACGTCCACCACGCCTACCCGATCGGCGATTCGTTCACGCTGCTCAACCGCGGCCGCTCGCTCGGCACCTTCACCAAGGACACCATCAGCAAGGACGAGGTGCTGGACATGATGGCGGGCGGCGCCGAAATGCAGAAGATGGTCGCCGAACTCGACGGCGCCGTGATCTAA